In Agrobacterium sp. RAC06, a single window of DNA contains:
- a CDS encoding alkene reductase: MSKLFEPTSVGTIPVSNRIAMAPLTRNRSPGAVPNDLNVEYYRQRATAGLIISEGTAITHQAQGYADVPGLYKSEAIDGWKKVTDAAHAAGGKIVTQLWHVGRISHTSLQPEGGAPVAPSAIAAQSKTYILNPDGSGAFVETSEPRALETAELAGIIEDYRRAARAAIEGGFDGVEIHAANGYLLEQFMRSNSNQRTDQYGGSIENRIRLTLEVVEAVTREIGAEKTGIRISPTTPANDVSDPDPKAVYTALVEALAKFDLAFVHVIEGATGGPRDVLPFDWKALKAAYRNAGGKGAWIANNGYDRASAIDAVESGYADLVAFGRPFIANPDLVRRLKEDASLNPLDQATLYGGGAEGYTTYPALA, translated from the coding sequence ATGTCCAAGCTTTTTGAACCGACATCCGTCGGCACCATCCCCGTTTCGAACCGCATCGCCATGGCGCCGCTGACCCGCAACCGGTCACCGGGCGCGGTTCCGAACGATCTCAACGTCGAGTACTACCGCCAGCGTGCGACTGCGGGCTTGATCATCAGCGAAGGCACGGCGATCACCCACCAGGCGCAGGGCTATGCCGACGTTCCCGGTCTCTACAAGTCCGAAGCCATCGACGGTTGGAAGAAGGTCACCGACGCCGCGCATGCAGCAGGCGGCAAGATCGTCACCCAGCTCTGGCATGTCGGCCGCATCTCGCATACGAGCCTGCAGCCCGAGGGCGGCGCCCCGGTCGCTCCCTCCGCCATCGCGGCACAGTCCAAGACCTATATCCTCAATCCAGACGGTTCCGGCGCATTCGTCGAGACCTCCGAGCCGCGTGCTCTGGAAACGGCAGAACTGGCCGGCATCATCGAAGACTACCGCAGGGCGGCACGGGCTGCCATTGAAGGCGGCTTCGATGGGGTGGAGATCCACGCTGCCAACGGCTACCTGCTTGAACAGTTCATGCGTTCGAACAGCAACCAGCGCACGGATCAATACGGCGGCTCGATCGAAAACCGCATCCGCCTGACGCTGGAAGTCGTCGAAGCCGTGACCAGGGAAATCGGTGCAGAGAAGACCGGCATCCGCATTTCCCCGACCACCCCGGCGAACGATGTCTCCGACCCCGATCCGAAGGCCGTCTATACGGCACTCGTCGAGGCGCTGGCCAAGTTCGACCTCGCCTTCGTGCATGTCATCGAAGGCGCGACCGGCGGTCCGCGCGACGTCCTGCCTTTCGACTGGAAGGCCCTCAAGGCCGCCTATCGCAATGCTGGCGGCAAGGGTGCCTGGATCGCCAACAATGGCTATGACCGCGCGTCTGCGATCGACGCCGTCGAGAGCGGCTATGCCGACCTCGTCGCCTTCGGCCGCCCCTTCATCGCCAATCCGGATCTCGTCCGCCGCCTGAAGGAAGATGCGAGCCTCAACCCGCTGGATCAGGCCACGCTCTACGGCGGCGGCGCGGAAGGCTACACGACCTATCCGGCGCTTGCCTGA
- a CDS encoding LysR family transcriptional regulator, producing the protein MIIDQISWDHYRTFLAVLETGSLSAAARRLGLTQPTAGRHIEALEQAFGAPLFLRSPQGLLPTEKARAMQGHALGMAAMSSALARIASGDMEAVRGTVRISASEVIAVETLPPILAQLQEKHPGLEIELSASDAVEDLLQQEADIAIRMVQPRQAALLSQRIGKLSLGFHAHRRYLDRHGLPTALSDFARHRLIGFDRQLAYIRDILKERQDLAGIGFDFRADSNLVQLAAIRAGLGIGMCQHAIAAREPDLVEVLPGTLDISLETFVVMHENLKAVPRYRATFDALVSGLNDWKRLSRDAPAATKTSGLTT; encoded by the coding sequence ATGATCATCGATCAAATCAGCTGGGATCACTACCGAACCTTTCTCGCCGTCCTCGAGACCGGGTCGCTGTCGGCCGCCGCTCGCAGACTGGGTTTGACCCAGCCCACGGCCGGCCGACATATCGAGGCTTTGGAACAGGCCTTTGGCGCGCCGCTTTTCCTACGCAGCCCACAGGGTCTGCTGCCCACGGAAAAGGCGCGCGCCATGCAGGGACATGCGCTTGGCATGGCCGCGATGTCGTCGGCTCTCGCTCGCATTGCGTCAGGCGACATGGAGGCGGTACGCGGCACCGTGCGCATTAGCGCCAGCGAGGTGATAGCAGTCGAAACTCTGCCCCCCATCCTCGCCCAGCTACAGGAGAAGCATCCGGGGCTGGAAATCGAGCTTTCGGCCTCCGATGCGGTTGAGGATCTGCTTCAGCAGGAGGCAGACATTGCCATTCGCATGGTCCAGCCCAGACAGGCCGCCTTGCTCAGCCAGCGGATCGGCAAGCTATCGCTCGGCTTTCACGCTCACCGACGCTATCTGGACCGCCACGGCTTGCCGACCGCCTTGAGCGATTTTGCAAGACACCGCCTGATCGGCTTCGACAGGCAGCTCGCCTATATCAGGGACATCCTCAAGGAGCGGCAGGATCTGGCTGGCATCGGCTTCGACTTCCGCGCCGACAGCAACCTGGTCCAGCTCGCCGCCATCCGTGCCGGGCTCGGCATCGGCATGTGCCAGCACGCCATCGCAGCCCGCGAACCAGACCTCGTGGAAGTCCTGCCAGGAACACTCGATATATCGCTCGAAACCTTCGTTGTGATGCACGAAAATCTGAAGGCCGTGCCGCGCTATCGCGCCACCTTCGATGCTTTGGTTTCCGGCCTCAACGACTGGAAGAGGCTGTCTCGCGACGCTCCGGCCGCCACCAAGACAAGTGGACTCACGACGTGA
- a CDS encoding DUF2188 domain-containing protein: protein MVKIIYEIVPHDGGWAYRLGGAYSEAFPTHDQALEAARIVMLEQQVGDEPVTISYQDETGRWREEYSDGGDRPEVEIVDTFVDEQRPPA, encoded by the coding sequence ATGGTGAAGATCATCTACGAGATCGTTCCTCATGATGGCGGTTGGGCCTATCGGCTCGGTGGCGCCTATTCGGAAGCGTTCCCGACCCATGACCAGGCCCTTGAAGCCGCACGCATCGTCATGCTGGAGCAGCAGGTCGGCGACGAGCCGGTGACCATCAGTTATCAGGATGAGACAGGACGCTGGCGCGAGGAATACAGCGATGGCGGCGATCGTCCGGAAGTCGAGATCGTCGATACCTTTGTCGACGAACAGAGACCTCCTGCCTGA
- a CDS encoding NAD(P)H-binding protein — MTEIRTMTSLERPLALVLGATGGIGGALATALLQRGYRVRAMHRAPERQTSARPACEWVRGDAIRAEDVLRAAEGASIIVHGVNPPGYRNWGELVLPMIDNTIAAARAVGARILMPGTIYNFGRDTFPLVAEDSRQEPETVKGRIRVELERRLEQAAAEGVPVLIVRAGDFFGPDAGNNWFAQGLVQPGKPVRFVVNPGRKGVGHAWAYLPDVAETFMRLLDRADALPRFARFHMDGFYDPDGTQMVAAIGRATERERMLTIGFPWRLAGLARPFVPLIRELYEMRYLWRETIRLDNSRLVEFLGEEPHTPIDGAVKATLRSLGCLVDSDNLTMRNPMLRVAGGEQ, encoded by the coding sequence ATGACAGAGATAAGGACAATGACATCGCTGGAGCGACCGCTTGCACTGGTGCTCGGGGCAACGGGCGGCATCGGGGGAGCGCTGGCGACAGCTCTTCTGCAGCGCGGCTACCGCGTTCGTGCCATGCACCGCGCACCGGAGCGCCAAACATCTGCTCGTCCGGCTTGCGAGTGGGTGAGGGGTGACGCAATACGGGCCGAGGATGTCTTGCGGGCGGCGGAAGGCGCAAGCATCATCGTGCACGGCGTCAATCCACCGGGCTATCGGAATTGGGGCGAGCTCGTCCTGCCGATGATCGACAACACGATTGCCGCTGCCCGCGCCGTCGGGGCACGAATCCTGATGCCGGGGACGATCTATAATTTCGGCCGCGATACCTTTCCGCTCGTGGCCGAAGACAGTCGGCAGGAACCGGAAACGGTGAAGGGCCGCATCCGGGTGGAGCTCGAGCGGCGGCTGGAACAGGCGGCGGCGGAGGGCGTGCCCGTGCTGATCGTTCGCGCCGGGGACTTCTTCGGGCCTGATGCCGGCAACAATTGGTTCGCGCAGGGCCTCGTGCAGCCCGGCAAACCCGTGCGCTTCGTCGTCAATCCCGGGCGCAAGGGTGTGGGGCATGCCTGGGCCTATCTGCCTGACGTCGCTGAGACCTTCATGCGACTGCTTGATCGGGCTGATGCTCTGCCACGCTTCGCCCGGTTTCACATGGACGGCTTCTATGATCCGGATGGCACGCAAATGGTGGCGGCGATCGGTCGGGCCACGGAGCGAGAGCGCATGCTCACCATCGGTTTTCCCTGGCGTCTGGCAGGACTTGCCCGTCCCTTTGTGCCCCTGATCCGCGAACTGTACGAGATGCGCTATCTCTGGCGTGAAACGATCCGGCTCGACAATTCTCGTCTCGTCGAATTCCTTGGGGAAGAGCCCCATACGCCGATCGATGGCGCGGTCAAGGCGACATTGCGGAGCCTCGGCTGCCTGGTCGATTCCGATAACCTGACCATGCGCAATCCGATGCTGCGTGTCGCCGGAGGCGAACAATGA
- the trxB gene encoding thioredoxin-disulfide reductase: protein MTARHTKVLIIGSGPAGYTAAIYAARAMLKPVLIAGMEQGGQLMITTDVENYPGFADPIQGPWLMEQMLNQAVHVGTEIVSDLVTEVDTSHRPFTVKTDSGQVWTADTLIICTGAKAKWLGIESEQHFQGFGVSACATCDGFFYRNKDVIVVGGGNSAVEEALYLSHICKSVTVVHRRDSFRSEKILQERLFAKENIRVLWNTTVEEITGAPAKPPMPPSVSGVRLKDALTGAVTDMPIDGVFVAIGHAPAVELFKDKLKLKSNGYLWTAPDSTATDVAGIFAAGDVTDDVYRQAITAAGMGCMAALEAERFLSALPVETQQAAE from the coding sequence ATGACTGCCCGCCACACCAAGGTGCTGATCATCGGCTCCGGCCCTGCCGGCTACACCGCTGCGATCTATGCCGCCCGCGCCATGCTGAAGCCGGTTCTGATCGCCGGCATGGAACAGGGTGGCCAGCTGATGATCACCACGGATGTGGAGAATTACCCGGGCTTTGCCGATCCGATCCAGGGCCCCTGGCTGATGGAGCAGATGCTCAATCAGGCGGTCCATGTCGGCACCGAAATCGTCAGCGATCTCGTCACCGAAGTGGACACCAGCCACCGTCCGTTCACCGTGAAGACCGACAGCGGCCAGGTCTGGACCGCTGACACGCTGATCATCTGCACCGGCGCCAAGGCCAAGTGGCTCGGCATCGAGAGCGAGCAGCATTTCCAGGGCTTCGGCGTATCCGCCTGCGCCACTTGCGACGGCTTCTTCTATCGCAACAAGGACGTCATCGTCGTTGGTGGCGGCAATTCGGCCGTCGAGGAAGCGCTCTACCTCTCGCATATCTGCAAGTCGGTCACCGTCGTCCATCGCCGTGATAGCTTCCGTTCGGAAAAGATCCTGCAGGAACGTCTCTTCGCCAAGGAGAACATCCGTGTCCTCTGGAACACGACAGTCGAGGAAATCACCGGCGCCCCGGCCAAGCCGCCGATGCCGCCGTCCGTTTCCGGCGTCAGGCTCAAGGATGCGCTGACCGGTGCCGTCACCGACATGCCGATCGACGGCGTCTTCGTCGCCATTGGCCATGCGCCGGCCGTCGAACTGTTCAAGGACAAGCTGAAGCTCAAGTCTAACGGTTATCTGTGGACCGCGCCGGATTCGACCGCAACCGACGTGGCCGGCATCTTTGCCGCCGGTGACGTGACCGACGACGTCTACCGCCAGGCGATCACCGCCGCCGGCATGGGCTGCATGGCAGCGCTCGAGGCCGAACGTTTCCTCTCGGCCCTGCCCGTCGAGACACAACAAGCCGCGGAATAG
- a CDS encoding LysR family transcriptional regulator VtlR produces MPLDWDKLRIFHAAAEAGSFTHAADKLHLSQSAISRQVSSLEQDIGVKLFHRHARGLILTEQGELLYRTAHDVLLKLQTVKMQLTETTEKPSGKLRVTTTVGLGQGWLTDKVQEFLQLYPDMSIQLLLDNEELDVNMRHADCAIRLRQPQQSDLIQRKLFTVHMHVYAAPSYINRYGEPQSIEDLDNHRIITFGEPAPNYLLDVNWLEVAGRSSDNPRMPHLQINSLTSIKRACLLGIGIAMLPDYIVGRDPGLLQLVTSADVPSFDTYFCYPNEIKNAAKLKAFRDFIVAKARNWNF; encoded by the coding sequence ATGCCGCTGGACTGGGACAAACTGCGCATTTTTCATGCGGCCGCCGAAGCTGGGTCCTTCACCCACGCGGCCGACAAGCTGCACCTGTCCCAGTCGGCGATCAGCCGCCAGGTCTCCTCCCTGGAGCAGGACATCGGCGTCAAGCTTTTCCACCGTCATGCGCGCGGCCTGATCCTGACCGAACAGGGTGAACTGCTCTATCGCACCGCCCATGACGTTCTCCTGAAGCTGCAGACTGTCAAGATGCAGTTGACCGAGACGACCGAAAAGCCGTCCGGCAAGCTGCGGGTCACGACCACCGTCGGCCTCGGCCAGGGCTGGCTGACCGACAAGGTGCAGGAATTTCTGCAGCTCTACCCCGACATGTCGATCCAGCTGCTCCTCGACAACGAGGAACTGGACGTCAACATGCGCCATGCCGACTGCGCAATCCGGCTCCGCCAGCCACAGCAATCGGACCTCATCCAGCGCAAGCTGTTCACGGTGCATATGCACGTCTATGCGGCACCGTCCTACATCAACCGCTACGGCGAACCCCAGTCCATCGAGGATCTCGACAACCACCGGATTATCACCTTCGGCGAACCGGCACCGAATTACCTGTTGGACGTCAACTGGCTGGAAGTCGCCGGCCGCTCCTCCGACAATCCGCGCATGCCGCATCTGCAGATCAACAGTCTGACCTCGATCAAGCGTGCCTGCCTGCTCGGTATCGGCATCGCCATGCTGCCGGATTACATCGTCGGCCGCGATCCGGGTCTGCTGCAGTTGGTCACCAGTGCCGACGTGCCTTCCTTCGACACCTATTTCTGCTATCCCAACGAGATCAAGAACGCCGCAAAGCTGAAGGCATTCAGGGACTTCATCGTCGCCAAGGCCCGAAACTGGAACTTCTAA
- a CDS encoding glycosyltransferase, which yields MADRDLLDILIVNKDNSFGLTRDTSLLIEALASIGRSEGVATKGIRARKFFDRILGRKQAKTIIHIERAFPHWFSASRLNLLCPNQERFPRRHIGRLKGIDLVLAKSRHAEEIFRSLGASTAYVGFTSEDRLDESVAKNWNSFFHLAGGSTLKGTEDVIELWSRHPEWPELVLVQRDPHPKAAGIPNIRVVSGYITDAELRQWQNSCGIHLCPSRSEGWGHHLVEALSVGAVTVTTDGPPMNEHVTADCGILIPYGRTEPRHLGTNYLVDLEAMEKIIENLLTMDVAEKQALGSAARQRFVEIDTGFRTRLAEALKPF from the coding sequence CCTCCATCGGCCGCTCCGAGGGTGTGGCAACAAAAGGCATTCGGGCAAGAAAGTTTTTCGACCGGATCCTCGGCCGCAAGCAGGCCAAAACCATCATCCATATCGAACGCGCCTTTCCGCACTGGTTCAGCGCCAGCAGGTTAAACTTGCTCTGCCCGAACCAGGAGCGCTTTCCGCGCCGCCACATTGGCCGCCTGAAAGGCATTGACCTGGTTCTGGCCAAGAGCCGACATGCCGAAGAGATTTTCCGCAGCCTCGGGGCCTCCACCGCCTATGTCGGCTTCACCTCGGAAGACCGGCTCGACGAGAGCGTTGCCAAAAACTGGAACAGCTTCTTTCATCTGGCCGGCGGCAGCACGCTGAAGGGCACGGAAGACGTGATCGAATTGTGGTCCCGTCATCCGGAATGGCCGGAACTGGTTCTGGTCCAGCGCGATCCGCATCCGAAGGCCGCCGGAATCCCCAATATCCGTGTGGTCAGCGGCTACATCACCGATGCCGAACTCAGGCAATGGCAAAACAGTTGCGGGATCCACCTCTGCCCGTCTCGCTCCGAAGGCTGGGGCCATCACCTTGTCGAAGCGCTCTCCGTCGGGGCGGTCACCGTCACCACCGACGGCCCGCCGATGAACGAGCACGTGACCGCCGATTGCGGCATTCTCATTCCCTATGGACGCACGGAGCCCAGACATCTGGGCACCAATTATCTCGTTGATCTCGAGGCGATGGAAAAGATCATCGAGAACCTGCTGACAATGGACGTGGCAGAAAAACAGGCGCTGGGCAGTGCTGCGCGCCAACGTTTCGTCGAGATCGACACAGGCTTCCGCACGAGATTGGCAGAAGCGCTGAAACCTTTCTGA
- a CDS encoding Lrp/AsnC family transcriptional regulator, whose translation MLKVELDAIDLRILKELQRDGRMTNVELSERVGISAPPCLRRVRKLEEAGVIESYHAILNASRLGYDLVAFCMVGLKHQSEANLKAFAAATESWPIVRQAWMVNGDSDFLLHCVAENLTRFQDFVIEVLTANEHVDTVRTMLTIRQVKKVGLVEI comes from the coding sequence GTGCTCAAGGTAGAACTCGACGCCATCGACCTGCGCATTCTGAAAGAATTGCAGCGGGACGGGCGCATGACCAATGTGGAACTCTCCGAACGTGTCGGCATTTCGGCGCCGCCCTGCCTGCGTCGGGTACGCAAGCTCGAGGAGGCCGGCGTGATCGAAAGCTATCACGCCATTCTGAATGCCAGCCGGCTGGGCTACGATCTCGTTGCCTTCTGCATGGTGGGATTGAAGCACCAGTCGGAAGCCAATCTGAAGGCCTTCGCGGCGGCGACCGAGAGCTGGCCGATCGTCCGTCAGGCCTGGATGGTCAACGGTGACAGCGATTTCCTGCTGCATTGCGTGGCGGAAAATCTGACCCGTTTCCAGGACTTCGTCATCGAAGTGCTGACGGCCAACGAACATGTCGACACAGTCAGGACGATGTTGACGATCCGGCAGGTGAAGAAGGTTGGTCTGGTGGAGATCTGA
- a CDS encoding ArsR/SmtB family transcription factor yields MFLEDVMKALAHPARMEMLIWLKDPKEYFGVPKEDATDGISAGQFERSGLSQSAVSAHLATLQRAGLISSKRVGQRVLYRRNEDAIAEFVKTLNGTL; encoded by the coding sequence ATGTTCCTAGAGGACGTGATGAAGGCGCTGGCTCACCCGGCGCGCATGGAAATGCTGATTTGGCTCAAGGATCCCAAAGAGTACTTCGGGGTGCCCAAAGAAGACGCAACCGACGGCATTAGCGCCGGTCAGTTCGAGCGATCCGGCCTGTCACAATCCGCGGTTTCCGCCCATCTCGCGACCCTTCAGCGCGCGGGCCTCATCAGTTCCAAGCGTGTCGGCCAGCGGGTTCTCTATCGCCGCAATGAAGATGCCATCGCGGAGTTCGTCAAGACCTTGAATGGAACACTCTAA
- a CDS encoding DUF6220 domain-containing protein translates to MSAAVTSMPFPVLVFRGLAIMVLGGVAGQFFLAGMTVFGAGGGWDLHAATGGALGLPVLALFLLSLAPALRGYRRSGALLFAVYLLQVALAGVGDALPMLGALHPVNGLLMGLIAVRMVGRLAP, encoded by the coding sequence ATGAGTGCGGCGGTCACGAGCATGCCGTTTCCGGTGCTTGTCTTCAGAGGACTGGCGATCATGGTGCTTGGCGGTGTCGCCGGGCAGTTCTTCCTCGCCGGAATGACGGTCTTCGGTGCCGGGGGAGGATGGGACTTGCATGCGGCAACGGGAGGTGCGCTTGGACTGCCGGTGCTCGCGCTCTTTCTGTTGTCGCTGGCGCCAGCGCTGCGCGGGTATCGCCGAAGTGGCGCCCTGTTGTTTGCCGTTTATTTGCTGCAGGTCGCGCTGGCTGGGGTCGGTGACGCGTTGCCGATGCTGGGAGCGCTGCATCCGGTCAATGGGTTGTTGATGGGGCTGATCGCCGTCAGGATGGTTGGCCGTTTGGCGCCCTGA